Proteins co-encoded in one Flavobacterium sp. M31R6 genomic window:
- a CDS encoding DUF6265 family protein, with product MFQKITLLLLLLAIVSCKNSEATEKDQIKTANWLLGKWSTKTADGDLSENWKQLNDSTFQAESFFIKGKDTLHFESIILQQKGEDLFYNATVKGQNENKAVAFKLTTKTQKQLVFENPKHDYPQKITYTLINKDSLVTSISGVQLGKPSSEKFGMKKDSIAK from the coding sequence ATGTTTCAAAAAATAACTCTTTTACTGCTTTTATTAGCCATAGTTTCCTGTAAAAACTCTGAAGCAACCGAGAAAGACCAAATAAAAACGGCCAACTGGTTACTTGGAAAATGGAGCACCAAAACAGCTGATGGTGATCTTTCCGAGAATTGGAAGCAACTAAACGACAGTACTTTTCAAGCCGAATCCTTTTTCATAAAAGGCAAAGACACTTTGCATTTTGAATCCATAATATTACAGCAAAAAGGAGAAGACTTATTCTATAACGCCACAGTAAAAGGACAAAATGAGAACAAAGCTGTTGCATTTAAACTCACGACCAAAACCCAAAAACAATTGGTTTTTGAAAATCCAAAACATGACTATCCACAAAAGATAACCTATACACTAATTAACAAAGACAGCCTTGTCACATCCATTTCTGGAGTTCAACTCGGGAAACCAAGCTCGGAAAAATTCGGAATGAAAAAAGATTCAATAGCTAAATAA
- a CDS encoding DNA topoisomerase 3, whose product MKVCIAEKPSVAREIASVLGANTKHDGYFEGNGYQVTYTFGHLCTLKEPNDYKPNWKSWDLNNLPMLPEKFETKVVQNSGIQKQFRIVKGLFDKAELVINCGDAGQEGELIQRWVMNEANYKGEVQRLWISSLTTEAIKEGFENLKPSANYDNLYYAGFSRAIGDWLLGMNATRLYTVKHGGYKQVLSIGRVQTPTLAMVVDRFKEIENFKPQPYWELQTLYRETLFSYEEGRFLKKEDGEVLANKVKESEFEIVSVEKKNGNEYAPKLFDLTGLQVYCNQKFGFSADETLKIVQTLYEQKVVTYPRVDTTFLPNDIYPKVPGILQKLTNYSELTQPLLEKKIKKSPKVFNDKKVTDHHAIIPTGVQSNLQYNQQQVYDIIVKRFIAVFYDDCLVANTTVIGKAADVLFKTTGKEILKKGFRVVFEDPNAKEKEADILPSFVVGEKGPHVPSFLEKETKPPNQFTEATLLRAMETAGKQVDDEDLRELMKENGIGRPSTRANIIETLFKRQYIVRNKKQVLPTPTGIQLIDTIQNELIKSAELTGSWEKQLKDIEKGEFTAGAFIKNMKQMVEALVYEVRSETRRANISHEGSVQKEAIKVEKKKAAGILAEICPKCKKNTLIKGKSAYGCGDYKVGCAFVLPYTFAEKKISENQYLRLLQKGSTVNLKDFKTDAGIVEGLLRFDENFKLILEPKKTTEKAEKTSQDKLACPKCKKGTVLKGKTAYGCGDYKLGCDFKVTFDVVREKLKDQKPTKELVYSILNESVK is encoded by the coding sequence ATGAAGGTCTGTATTGCCGAAAAACCAAGTGTAGCACGCGAAATCGCATCCGTTTTGGGAGCCAATACCAAACACGATGGGTATTTTGAAGGCAATGGCTATCAGGTCACTTACACCTTTGGACATTTATGCACCTTAAAAGAACCCAACGATTACAAACCCAATTGGAAAAGTTGGGACTTGAACAACCTGCCCATGCTTCCCGAGAAATTTGAGACCAAAGTGGTTCAGAATTCAGGGATTCAAAAGCAATTCAGAATCGTAAAAGGTTTATTTGACAAAGCCGAATTGGTCATCAACTGCGGGGATGCCGGTCAAGAAGGAGAACTGATTCAGCGTTGGGTGATGAATGAAGCCAATTATAAAGGTGAAGTACAGCGCCTATGGATTTCGTCCCTAACCACTGAAGCTATCAAAGAGGGTTTTGAAAACCTAAAACCATCAGCCAACTACGATAATTTATATTACGCAGGGTTTTCCAGAGCCATTGGCGACTGGTTACTCGGTATGAACGCTACTCGTTTATATACTGTAAAACATGGCGGATACAAACAAGTTTTGTCCATTGGAAGAGTACAAACGCCAACCTTGGCAATGGTCGTTGACCGATTTAAAGAAATTGAGAATTTCAAACCTCAACCGTATTGGGAATTGCAAACATTATATAGAGAGACACTTTTCAGTTATGAAGAAGGACGTTTTCTGAAAAAGGAAGACGGTGAAGTTTTAGCCAACAAAGTCAAGGAAAGTGAGTTCGAAATTGTTTCTGTCGAAAAAAAGAATGGTAATGAATATGCTCCTAAACTCTTTGATTTAACAGGTTTACAAGTTTATTGTAATCAAAAATTTGGTTTTTCAGCTGATGAAACGCTTAAAATTGTTCAGACCTTATACGAACAAAAAGTAGTCACTTATCCCAGAGTAGATACCACATTTTTACCAAACGATATCTATCCGAAAGTGCCGGGTATTCTGCAAAAATTGACGAATTATAGTGAATTAACCCAACCACTTTTAGAAAAAAAGATTAAAAAATCACCTAAGGTTTTCAACGATAAAAAAGTAACCGATCACCACGCTATTATTCCAACAGGCGTACAATCCAATTTGCAATACAACCAGCAACAAGTATATGATATTATTGTGAAACGGTTTATTGCCGTATTTTATGACGATTGTTTGGTTGCCAACACTACAGTAATTGGAAAAGCTGCCGATGTACTATTCAAAACAACTGGAAAAGAAATCTTGAAAAAAGGATTTCGCGTAGTTTTTGAAGACCCAAACGCCAAAGAAAAAGAAGCCGATATATTGCCAAGTTTTGTCGTGGGTGAAAAAGGCCCACACGTACCTTCCTTTTTGGAAAAAGAAACCAAACCGCCCAATCAGTTTACGGAAGCGACTTTATTGCGCGCCATGGAAACCGCGGGCAAGCAAGTCGACGATGAAGATTTACGCGAATTGATGAAAGAAAATGGTATTGGTCGTCCATCAACACGAGCCAATATTATCGAAACGCTTTTCAAACGCCAATACATCGTTCGAAACAAAAAACAGGTTTTGCCAACACCAACTGGAATTCAACTGATTGACACTATCCAGAATGAATTAATAAAATCAGCAGAATTGACGGGTTCTTGGGAAAAGCAATTGAAAGACATTGAAAAAGGAGAATTTACCGCTGGTGCGTTTATCAAAAACATGAAACAGATGGTAGAAGCTTTGGTCTATGAAGTGCGAAGTGAAACCAGACGCGCCAATATTTCACACGAAGGAAGTGTTCAGAAAGAAGCCATCAAAGTTGAGAAAAAGAAAGCGGCAGGAATTTTGGCAGAAATCTGTCCGAAATGTAAAAAAAACACGCTTATAAAAGGAAAGTCCGCTTATGGATGTGGCGATTATAAAGTGGGTTGCGCTTTTGTATTGCCTTATACTTTTGCGGAGAAAAAAATATCCGAGAACCAATACTTGCGATTGCTTCAAAAAGGATCTACCGTAAATTTGAAAGACTTTAAAACCGATGCCGGAATTGTGGAAGGTTTGCTCCGCTTTGATGAAAATTTCAAACTGATATTAGAACCAAAGAAAACAACGGAGAAAGCTGAGAAAACATCACAAGATAAATTAGCCTGTCCAAAATGCAAAAAAGGAACAGTCTTGAAAGGAAAAACCGCTTATGGTTGTGGTGATTATAAATTGGGTTGTGATTTTAAAGTAACTTTTGATGTGGTTAGAGAAAAACTGAAAGATCAAAAACCTACTAAAGAACTGGTTTATTCTATTTTGAATGAAAGCGTAAAATGA
- a CDS encoding nuclear transport factor 2 family protein: MNGFKLLLILCVILFSPISYAQKNVSESLKKELEDAETKMFQNVNFTHANSYFKTDVSDDFFTINADGVVANKEQSLADTERLKMFEMGTTKFFDKKIRVYGNVGIINGRGQVFFDGKYVVEFLYTAIFVREKGKWMYTSWQGTISKDSPPPPPMPKN, translated from the coding sequence ATGAATGGTTTTAAACTTCTCTTAATTTTGTGTGTTATACTATTTTCACCTATTAGTTATGCTCAAAAAAATGTTTCTGAATCCTTAAAAAAAGAACTGGAGGATGCTGAAACAAAAATGTTTCAGAATGTAAATTTTACACACGCTAACAGTTATTTCAAAACTGACGTTTCTGATGATTTTTTTACCATTAACGCCGACGGAGTTGTTGCTAACAAAGAACAGAGCCTTGCGGATACTGAACGCCTCAAGATGTTTGAAATGGGAACAACTAAATTCTTTGACAAAAAAATAAGGGTTTATGGAAATGTTGGGATTATTAATGGGAGAGGTCAAGTCTTTTTCGATGGAAAATATGTTGTCGAATTTTTATACACCGCTATATTTGTCAGAGAAAAAGGGAAATGGATGTACACAAGCTGGCAAGGCACTATTTCAAAAGATTCTCCTCCACCTCCACCAATGCCAAAAAATTAA